One genomic region from Xylocopa sonorina isolate GNS202 chromosome 8, iyXylSono1_principal, whole genome shotgun sequence encodes:
- the LOC143425805 gene encoding uncharacterized protein LOC143425805, whose product MVDNNCIIEGNVKFRDGKKWKSRWCVMRKLSPVADCLHLQLYGDSKDRYKQGQTKASLSLQHFLGVESGFTLDKESNTIAIICQDVTVVLAFDTRERLIQWQVKISNNLGEDQQFLILISSVPSKAKLTNGPAHLHIQDRRFCITVGIPPRLVGIWEIGHLRRYGVVEGRFCFEGGSRCGRGEGLHVLITDQGEDIVKMLQLAAEGKLTKKRPVSREQITQDSPRRQFSRSETRASDFFPSAVYSSGYEEQCDSCKNESSPYWSSAESRQQTELDRDYSSRDTISVSELTDQPGEWRSCSLTRQGTSALERCASCISKLGTVSKSSTLVTTTGASSISSPAGTMNNIGCHLQPRTLDRLSLSSYSSSSHDSDYSSSQQTDCHCSQNSKNSQQQQQQQQQQQQQQASVQRVSPSPSTLPPRPPKPSQNTATKKVKKPPMPLPNEQVCVHSRKQLVVRNATTAAGPYENYDVPKTILGHHMLLEQSSQPDQYYDTPRKIKECLALPKTTYPNYDTPQTPQAVVLQQCGCPAKLTVQSPRSSACPCQNVMSWAGFVLPYCRRGAGIEPTGVAVHPVKLSGEGKMPVVNASGEIAIYATAKRPNKSEKTLVEDKTRDNCDCPENASNNYENVEPVIDTQPESKQTNYANIDFTQSLEHYENSKDLLAKIGISQEEIEKFSDQIKDDTVEPLVEDSSKICQKCGHVKDRENDYLVMDLEKQTPKKPFSGYLPMQPAHNACSKEILSRICSGIKSSSNPALSGSVSLSESGKKRSDSEFRVPGSAMLSSPYLRRRYLDGNSGAESNGNISMLLRKRSYSAESAHYLDDENHTFPSTLTIHKCSSEADKASLVRGETHSACVNSEIKMNQDSEPITSPQPSFIKIRRSSSVPSKAGHNRDSSSSNDSGVSTGSLSHRTAEFVEFELSLAPSTSTRKQNVLSVYRKSPPPTCYHSSLPRKSKSSDPLRELSFQFQKIKIPTKSSSAEADIPTCLPKTTKGFNSPGEVSSAPYIDSRSTSSGTSDMSDYIETLSLSSHSSSDTPDSLRLGGRAVATTLRPRSGKEYYKIDRSILVEQGRTLTTPSANYANITPVLEKSESPSPGYMSSSPFEQPQPTREHFLFPDEA is encoded by the exons TGGAAATCAAGATGGTGCGTTATGAGGAAGTTATCACCAGTCGCAG ATTGTCTTCATTTGCAACTTTACGGAGATAGCAAGGATCGATACAAGCAAGGTCAAACGAAAGCCTCGTTAAgcttgcaacatttccttggcgTGGAGAGCGGTTTCACTCTCGATAAGGAATCGAACACGATAGCTATTATATGTCAAGATGTAACGGTCGTCTTGGCTTTCGACACCAGAGAACGATTGATACAATGGCAAGTGAAGATCTCCAACAACTTGGGCGAAG ATCAACAGTTCCTGATACTGATCTCCTCGGTCCCATCGAAGGCGAAGCTGACGAACGGGCCGGCCCACTTGCACATCCAGGATCGTCGATTCTGCATCACCGTCGGCATCCCGCCGAGATTAGTCGGTATCTGGGAGATCGGGCACCTCCGACGCTACGGCGTGGTGGAGGGACGATTCTGTTTCGAGGGTGGCTCGAGATGCGGCCGCGGGGAGGGTCTTCACGTGTTGATAACGGATCAAGGGGAGGATATCGTGAAGATGCTGCAATTAGCGGCGGAAGGAAAACTGACGAAGAAACGGCCGGTGAGCAGAGAGCAGATTACGCAGGACAGCCCGCGGCGTCAGTTCTCGCGGTCCGAGACGAGGGCCAGCGATTTCTTCCCCTCGGCTGTTTACTCGTCCGGGTATGAAGAACAGTGCGACAGCTGCAAGAACGAGAGCTCGCCCTATTGGTCGTCCGCCGAGAGCAGGCAACAAACTGAACTCGACAGGGATTACAGTAGCAGGGACACCATCTCCGTTTCGGAGTTGACTGACCAACCGGGGGAATGGCGCAGCTGTTCCCTCACTCGTCAAGGGACGTCTGCTCTCGAGCGATGCGCTAGCTGCATCAGCAAGCTGGGGACCGTGTCCAAGTCCTCGACGCTAGTCACCACGACCGGCGCCAGCAGTATAAGCAGCCCGGCAGGAACGATGAACAACATCGGCTGTCATTTGCAGCCGCGCACGCTAGATCGGCTATCGTTGTCCTCGtacagcagcagcagccacGACAGCGACTATTCCAGTTCTCAGCAAACGGATTGCCATTGTTCGCAGAATTCGAAGAActcgcagcagcagcagcagcagcagcagcagcaacaacaacagcaagcGAGCGTGCAACGCGTGTCGCCTAGTCCCAGTACACTGCCACCGCGACCACCGAAACCGTCCCAAAACACCGCCACGAAGAAGGTTAAGAAACCGCCTATGCCACTGCCAAACGAACAAGTATGCGTGCACTCGCGCAAGCAGCTGGTCGTGCGGAACGCGACCACTGCGGCCGGTCCTTACGAGAATTACGACGTGCCCAAGACGATCTTGGGCCATCACATGCTGTTGGAACAGAGTTCCCAACCGGATCAGTATTACGACACGCCCAGGAAGATCAAAGAATGCCTGGCACTGCCAAAAACTACTTATCCCAATTACGATACGCCGCAGACGCCTCAGGCGGTGGTGTTGCAGCAATGTGGCTGCCCGGCCAAGCTCACCGTTCAGTCGCCAAGATCCTCCGCGTGTCCCTGCCAGAACGTGATGAGCTGGGCCGGATTTGTGTTGCCGTATTGCAGACGAGGAGCTGGGATCGAGCCGACAGGCGTCGCCGTGCATCCCGTAAAACTCTCCGGGGAAGGGAAGATGCCTGTGGTGAACGCCAGCGGGGAGATCGCGATCTACGCAACAGCGAAACGGCCCAACAAATCGGAGAAGACTCTCGTCGAAGATAAAACCAGGGATAACTGCGACTGCCCGGAGAACGCGAGCAACAATTACGAGAACGTCGAGCCTGTAATCGATACGCAGCCAGAGTCGAAGCAAACGAACTACGCGAACATAGACTTCACTCAGTCCCTCGAGCACTACGAGAACAGCAAGGATTTGCTCGCGAAGATCGGGATATCACAGGAGGAGATAGAGAAGTTCTCCGACCAGATCAAGGATGATACGGTTGAACCGCTTGTAGAAGATTCGTCCAAGATATGCCAGAAGTGCGGTCACGTTAAGGACCGCGAGAATGATTACTTGGTCATGGACCTGGAGAAGCAAACGCCGAAGAAACCGTTCTCCGGTTATCTACCGATGCAGCCAGCGCACAACGCTTGCTCCAAGGAGATCCTGTCGAGAATCTGCAGCGGTATAAAGAGCTCGAGCAACCCTGCACTGTCTGGTTCCGTGTCGTTATCGGAGAGTGGCAAGAAAAGGTCTGACTCTGAGTTTCGCGTTCCAGGCTCGGCGATGCTGTCCAGTCCGTACCTTAGGCGCCGTTACCTGGATGGAAACAGCGGAGCAGAGTCGAACGGGAACATTAGCATGCTGTTGAGAAAACGATCCTACTCCGCGGAGTCCGCTCACTACCTAGACGACGAGAATCACACGTTTCCGTCGACCTTGACCATCCACAAGTGCTCCAGCGAAGCGGACAAAGCCTCTCTGGTCAGAGGCGAGACCCACTCCGCGTGCGTTAATTCAGAGATAAAAATGAATCAGGACAGCGAGCCAATAACCTCGCCGCAGCCGTCGTTCATTAAAATCCGACGCTCCTCTTCCGTTCCATCCAAGGCTGGTCACAACAGAGACTCCTCTAGTAGCAACGACTCGGGAGTCTCTACCGGGTCTCTCAGTCACAGAACGGCAGAATTCGTAGAGTTCGAGCTATCTCTGGCTCCGTCGACGTCGACCAGGAAGCAGAACGTATTGTCCGTGTACAGAAAGAGTCCACCGCCCACTTGTTACCACAGCAGTCTACCAAGGAAGTCCAAGTCCAGCGATCCGCTACGGGAGTTGTCCTTCCAGTTTCAAAAGATCAAGATTCCGACGAAATCTTCATCGGCGGAAGCCGACATCCCGACTTGTCTGCCAAAGACCACAAAAGGGTTCAACAGTCCGGGAGAAGTGTCCAGCGCTCCTTATATTGACTCGCGGAGCACCAGCAGTGGTACATCGGATATGTCCGATTATATCGAGACGTTGTCGTTGTCGTCTCATTCGTCCTCGGATACGCCAGACAGTCTGAG ACTTGGTGGCAGAGCAGTGGCAACGACTCTCCGTCCCCGTAGCGGGAAAGAGTATTACAAGATTGACAGAAGTATTCTTGTTGAGCAAGGAAGAACGTTGACGACACCATCCGCCAATTACGCAAATATTACACCGGTGCTTGAGAAAAGCGAGTCCCCTTCGCCTGGATACATGAGCAGCTCTCCCTTTGAACAGCCGCAACCTACTCGCGAACACTTTTTGTTTCCCGAT GAAGCTTGA